The following proteins are encoded in a genomic region of Triticum dicoccoides isolate Atlit2015 ecotype Zavitan chromosome 1B, WEW_v2.0, whole genome shotgun sequence:
- the LOC119326372 gene encoding villin-1-like isoform X3, with translation MSTMKGVDGEFLGVGDKPGLNIWCIMGTSVVPIAKSLHGKFYNGNCYIILHTAEVKSGTRRHNVHYWIGEEAKEEDCLMASDKAVELDAALGSHAIQYRETQGEESDKFLSYFKPCIIPVQGSFSSHWRRSGDECDGTTMFRCEGEHVARLREVPFSRSSLDHKAAFIVDTPSKIFLFSGCNSCVQTRAMALDVIKHLRENRHCGRCEIGIIEDGKLAGDSDAGEFWNLFGGYAPIPRDVPDAANGGPMTTSPKKLFWINKRILVPMEAQFLEREMLKSDRSYILDCGAEIFLWIGMTTLVSEKKTSATALEEYVHLQGRSSIGRTVIMTEGHEIADFKLHFQHWPKNVVQKLYEAGREKVAAIFKHQGYDVAEIPDDNPRPLISSNGCLKVWLVDRGCVTLLCTEEQEQLYNGDCYIIQYSYAEDGKDYHLFLAWFGQDSVQEDRVATVSLMSSMADSVKGRAVVGQVLEGREPELFFLVFKSLIIFKGGRSTAYKNSILQKSNRTELYQKDGAALFRVQGLRPDCIRAIQVHLAASSLNSSHCYILQDGASFFTWLGSLSSPSDHVLLDRMMDRLCPLKQSSLVREGSETDRFWTTLGGRSEYSKEKRIKGWPTDPHLYTCTFQQCLFKAKEVFSFSQDDLATEETLILDCGEEIYVWVGLHSGVTSKEHALDFGKMFLQAGIARDGPRSVTETTVYAVAEGDEPAFFTSFFNWDSSKQAAAMLGNSFERKLAMLKGLSPKLEVVVYYLISLIFFKTTCLNSKNLPED, from the exons ATGTCGACAATGAAGGGCGTCGACGGCGAGTTCCTCGGCGTCGGCGACAAGCC AGGGCTGAATATCTGGTGTATTATGGGCACCAGTGTAGTCCCAATTGCAAAATCCTTGCATGGCAAGTTCTACAATGGGAACTGCTATATCATACTCCAT ACAGCTGAAGTCAAGAGCGGAACTCGAAGGCATAATGTGCATTACTGGATAGGGGAGGAGGCCAAAGAG GAAGATTGTTTGATGGCCTCTGACAAGGCCGTTGAGTTGGATGCGGCGCTGGGCTCTCACGCGATCCAGTACAGGGAAACACAAGGCGAAGAATCCGACAAGTTCTTGTCATACTTCAAACCATGCATCATCCCTGTACAAGGTAGCTTCTCTTCGCACTGGAGAAGATCTGGGGATGAATGCGACGGGACCACGATGTTTCGGTGCGAAGGAGAGCATGTAGCTCGTCTAAGAGAA GTTCCATTTTCGCGGTCCTCTCTGGATCATAAGGCGGCATTTATAGTGGACACACCATCCAAGATTTTCCTTTTCAGCGGTTGTAATTCTTGCGTACAAACAAGGGCTATGGCACTAGATGTCATAAAGCATTTGAGAGAAAACCGACACTGCGGCAGATGTGAGATCGGGATAATAG AGGATGGAAAGCTTGCTGGTGATTCAGATGCTGGTGAGTTTTGGAACCTCTTTGGAGGTTATGCGCCTATTCCTCGTGATGTACCAGACGCAGCCAATGGGGGACCGATGACTACCTCACCCAAGAAACTTTTTTG GATTAACAAGAGAATCCTTGTTCCCATGGAGGCCCAGTTTTTAGAAAGAGAAATGCTGAAGTCTGACAGAAGTTACATACTGGACTGTGGAGCTGAAATATTCTTGTGGATAGGGATGACAACACTAGTTTCAGAGAAGAAGACATCTGCTACCGCATTAGAG GAGTACGTACACTTACAAGGCAGATCATCAATTGGCCGCACTGTTATAATGACTGAAGGTCATGAAATTGCCGATTTTAAGCTGCATTTTCAGCATTGGCCAAAGAATGTTGTGCAGAAGTTGTATGAGGCAGGGCGGGAGAAAGTGGCAG CAATTTTCAAGCATCAGGGCTACGATGTTGCAGAAATTCCAGATGACAATCCTCGGCCGCTCATCAGTAGTAATGGTTGTCTTAAG GTCTGGCTGGTAGACCGTGGTTGTGTAACCCTCCTTTGCACCGAGGAGCAGGAGCAACTATACAATGGAGACTGCTATATCATACAGTACAGCTACGCTGAAGATGGAAAAGATTATCATCTGTTCCTTGCTTGGTTTGGACAGGATAGTGTACAG GAAGATAGAGTTGCCACAGTTTCATTGATGTCAAGCATGGCTGATTCAGTCAAAGGGCGTGCAGTTGTG GGGCAAGTGCTTGAGGGCAGAGAACCAGAGTTGTTTTTCCTAGTATTCAAGTCATTGATCATATTCAAG GGTGGCAGGAGTACTGCATATAAGAACTCTATTCTGCAGAAAAGCAATAGAACTGAACTGTACCAGAAAGATGGGGCCGCATTATTCCGGGTTCAAGGGCTGAGACCTGATTGCATACGAGCCATTCAGGTTCATCTG GCCGCAAGTTCGCTTAATTCGTCACACTGTTACATTTTGCAAGACGGTGCTTCTTTCTTTACGTGGCTAGGAAGTCTTTCCTCACCCAGTGACCATGTTCTACTTGATAGAATGATGGATAGGTTGTGT CCACTGAAGCAATCATCGCTAGTAAGAGAAGGTTCTGAAACTGACCGTTTCTGGACAACATTAGGAGGAAGATCAGAATACTCCAAAGAAAAGCGTATCAAGGGTTGGCCAACAGATCCACATCTGTATACGTGTACTTTTCAACAAT GTCTGTTCAAG GCAAAGGAGGTATTCAGCTTCTCGCAGGATGATCTGGCAACGGAGGAGACCTTGATACTGGACTGCGGCGAAGAAATCTACGTCTGGGTTGGACTTCACTCAGGTGTCACGTCCAAGGAGCACGCCCTCGACTTCGGCAAG ATGTTCCTTCAGGCAGGCATTGCTCGGGATGGACCACGGTCGGTCACTGAGACAACCGTGTATGCTGTCGCGGAAGGGGATGAACCTGCATTTTTCACCAGCTTCTTCAATTGGGATAGCTCAAAACAAGCTGCAGCT ATGCTGGGCAACTCATTTGAGAGGAAGCTGGCAATGCTGAAAGGGCTTTCACCAAAATTGGAGGTTGTAGTTTATTACCTTATCTCACTAATTTTCTTCAAAACAACCTGTCTCAACAGTAAAAATTTGCCTGAAGACTAA
- the LOC119326372 gene encoding villin-1-like isoform X1 — MSTMKGVDGEFLGVGDKPGLNIWCIMGTSVVPIAKSLHGKFYNGNCYIILHTAEVKSGTRRHNVHYWIGEEAKEEDCLMASDKAVELDAALGSHAIQYRETQGEESDKFLSYFKPCIIPVQGSFSSHWRRSGDECDGTTMFRCEGEHVARLREVPFSRSSLDHKAAFIVDTPSKIFLFSGCNSCVQTRAMALDVIKHLRENRHCGRCEIGIIEDGKLAGDSDAGEFWNLFGGYAPIPRDVPDAANGGPMTTSPKKLFWINKRILVPMEAQFLEREMLKSDRSYILDCGAEIFLWIGMTTLVSEKKTSATALEEYVHLQGRSSIGRTVIMTEGHEIADFKLHFQHWPKNVVQKLYEAGREKVAAIFKHQGYDVAEIPDDNPRPLISSNGCLKVWLVDRGCVTLLCTEEQEQLYNGDCYIIQYSYAEDGKDYHLFLAWFGQDSVQEDRVATVSLMSSMADSVKGRAVVGQVLEGREPELFFLVFKSLIIFKGGRSTAYKNSILQKSNRTELYQKDGAALFRVQGLRPDCIRAIQVHLAASSLNSSHCYILQDGASFFTWLGSLSSPSDHVLLDRMMDRLCPLKQSSLVREGSETDRFWTTLGGRSEYSKEKRIKGWPTDPHLYTCTFQQCLFKAKEVFSFSQDDLATEETLILDCGEEIYVWVGLHSGVTSKEHALDFGKMFLQAGIARDGPRSVTETTVYAVAEGDEPAFFTSFFNWDSSKQAAAMLGNSFERKLAMLKGLSPKLESPDRSLRKSSSRRQGMSSEPTTPEQQQQQQPAARRTFGSASAGRTARERLPPSSSAASPSPATPSWSLKSRGSSSPSTPATARRLFPSSLHAPGTAAAHLPSPTAIGSPGRRR, encoded by the exons ATGTCGACAATGAAGGGCGTCGACGGCGAGTTCCTCGGCGTCGGCGACAAGCC AGGGCTGAATATCTGGTGTATTATGGGCACCAGTGTAGTCCCAATTGCAAAATCCTTGCATGGCAAGTTCTACAATGGGAACTGCTATATCATACTCCAT ACAGCTGAAGTCAAGAGCGGAACTCGAAGGCATAATGTGCATTACTGGATAGGGGAGGAGGCCAAAGAG GAAGATTGTTTGATGGCCTCTGACAAGGCCGTTGAGTTGGATGCGGCGCTGGGCTCTCACGCGATCCAGTACAGGGAAACACAAGGCGAAGAATCCGACAAGTTCTTGTCATACTTCAAACCATGCATCATCCCTGTACAAGGTAGCTTCTCTTCGCACTGGAGAAGATCTGGGGATGAATGCGACGGGACCACGATGTTTCGGTGCGAAGGAGAGCATGTAGCTCGTCTAAGAGAA GTTCCATTTTCGCGGTCCTCTCTGGATCATAAGGCGGCATTTATAGTGGACACACCATCCAAGATTTTCCTTTTCAGCGGTTGTAATTCTTGCGTACAAACAAGGGCTATGGCACTAGATGTCATAAAGCATTTGAGAGAAAACCGACACTGCGGCAGATGTGAGATCGGGATAATAG AGGATGGAAAGCTTGCTGGTGATTCAGATGCTGGTGAGTTTTGGAACCTCTTTGGAGGTTATGCGCCTATTCCTCGTGATGTACCAGACGCAGCCAATGGGGGACCGATGACTACCTCACCCAAGAAACTTTTTTG GATTAACAAGAGAATCCTTGTTCCCATGGAGGCCCAGTTTTTAGAAAGAGAAATGCTGAAGTCTGACAGAAGTTACATACTGGACTGTGGAGCTGAAATATTCTTGTGGATAGGGATGACAACACTAGTTTCAGAGAAGAAGACATCTGCTACCGCATTAGAG GAGTACGTACACTTACAAGGCAGATCATCAATTGGCCGCACTGTTATAATGACTGAAGGTCATGAAATTGCCGATTTTAAGCTGCATTTTCAGCATTGGCCAAAGAATGTTGTGCAGAAGTTGTATGAGGCAGGGCGGGAGAAAGTGGCAG CAATTTTCAAGCATCAGGGCTACGATGTTGCAGAAATTCCAGATGACAATCCTCGGCCGCTCATCAGTAGTAATGGTTGTCTTAAG GTCTGGCTGGTAGACCGTGGTTGTGTAACCCTCCTTTGCACCGAGGAGCAGGAGCAACTATACAATGGAGACTGCTATATCATACAGTACAGCTACGCTGAAGATGGAAAAGATTATCATCTGTTCCTTGCTTGGTTTGGACAGGATAGTGTACAG GAAGATAGAGTTGCCACAGTTTCATTGATGTCAAGCATGGCTGATTCAGTCAAAGGGCGTGCAGTTGTG GGGCAAGTGCTTGAGGGCAGAGAACCAGAGTTGTTTTTCCTAGTATTCAAGTCATTGATCATATTCAAG GGTGGCAGGAGTACTGCATATAAGAACTCTATTCTGCAGAAAAGCAATAGAACTGAACTGTACCAGAAAGATGGGGCCGCATTATTCCGGGTTCAAGGGCTGAGACCTGATTGCATACGAGCCATTCAGGTTCATCTG GCCGCAAGTTCGCTTAATTCGTCACACTGTTACATTTTGCAAGACGGTGCTTCTTTCTTTACGTGGCTAGGAAGTCTTTCCTCACCCAGTGACCATGTTCTACTTGATAGAATGATGGATAGGTTGTGT CCACTGAAGCAATCATCGCTAGTAAGAGAAGGTTCTGAAACTGACCGTTTCTGGACAACATTAGGAGGAAGATCAGAATACTCCAAAGAAAAGCGTATCAAGGGTTGGCCAACAGATCCACATCTGTATACGTGTACTTTTCAACAAT GTCTGTTCAAG GCAAAGGAGGTATTCAGCTTCTCGCAGGATGATCTGGCAACGGAGGAGACCTTGATACTGGACTGCGGCGAAGAAATCTACGTCTGGGTTGGACTTCACTCAGGTGTCACGTCCAAGGAGCACGCCCTCGACTTCGGCAAG ATGTTCCTTCAGGCAGGCATTGCTCGGGATGGACCACGGTCGGTCACTGAGACAACCGTGTATGCTGTCGCGGAAGGGGATGAACCTGCATTTTTCACCAGCTTCTTCAATTGGGATAGCTCAAAACAAGCTGCAGCT ATGCTGGGCAACTCATTTGAGAGGAAGCTGGCAATGCTGAAAGGGCTTTCACCAAAATTGGAG TCACCGGACAGGAGCTTGCGCAAGTCTTCGTCGCGAAGACAGGGGATGTCGTCAGAGCCGACgacgccggagcagcagcagcagcagcagccggcgGCGAGGAGGACGTTCGGTTCTGCCTCTGCCGGGAGGACCGCTAGGGAGAGACTGCCACCATCTTCATCCGCAGCGTCGCCGTCGCCGGCAACACCTTCCTGGTCTCTCAAGAGCCGAGGGTCGTCGTCGCCGTCGACGCCAGCCACGGCACGGCGGCTTTTCCCTTCCTCGCTGCACGCACCGGGGACAGCGGCCGCACATCTCCCATCCCCTACGGCCATAGGGAGTCCTGGTCGACGACGGTGA
- the LOC119326372 gene encoding villin-1-like isoform X2, with amino-acid sequence MASDKAVELDAALGSHAIQYRETQGEESDKFLSYFKPCIIPVQGSFSSHWRRSGDECDGTTMFRCEGEHVARLREVPFSRSSLDHKAAFIVDTPSKIFLFSGCNSCVQTRAMALDVIKHLRENRHCGRCEIGIIEDGKLAGDSDAGEFWNLFGGYAPIPRDVPDAANGGPMTTSPKKLFWINKRILVPMEAQFLEREMLKSDRSYILDCGAEIFLWIGMTTLVSEKKTSATALEEYVHLQGRSSIGRTVIMTEGHEIADFKLHFQHWPKNVVQKLYEAGREKVAAIFKHQGYDVAEIPDDNPRPLISSNGCLKVWLVDRGCVTLLCTEEQEQLYNGDCYIIQYSYAEDGKDYHLFLAWFGQDSVQEDRVATVSLMSSMADSVKGRAVVGQVLEGREPELFFLVFKSLIIFKGGRSTAYKNSILQKSNRTELYQKDGAALFRVQGLRPDCIRAIQVHLAASSLNSSHCYILQDGASFFTWLGSLSSPSDHVLLDRMMDRLCPLKQSSLVREGSETDRFWTTLGGRSEYSKEKRIKGWPTDPHLYTCTFQQCLFKAKEVFSFSQDDLATEETLILDCGEEIYVWVGLHSGVTSKEHALDFGKMFLQAGIARDGPRSVTETTVYAVAEGDEPAFFTSFFNWDSSKQAAAMLGNSFERKLAMLKGLSPKLESPDRSLRKSSSRRQGMSSEPTTPEQQQQQQPAARRTFGSASAGRTARERLPPSSSAASPSPATPSWSLKSRGSSSPSTPATARRLFPSSLHAPGTAAAHLPSPTAIGSPGRRR; translated from the exons ATGGCCTCTGACAAGGCCGTTGAGTTGGATGCGGCGCTGGGCTCTCACGCGATCCAGTACAGGGAAACACAAGGCGAAGAATCCGACAAGTTCTTGTCATACTTCAAACCATGCATCATCCCTGTACAAGGTAGCTTCTCTTCGCACTGGAGAAGATCTGGGGATGAATGCGACGGGACCACGATGTTTCGGTGCGAAGGAGAGCATGTAGCTCGTCTAAGAGAA GTTCCATTTTCGCGGTCCTCTCTGGATCATAAGGCGGCATTTATAGTGGACACACCATCCAAGATTTTCCTTTTCAGCGGTTGTAATTCTTGCGTACAAACAAGGGCTATGGCACTAGATGTCATAAAGCATTTGAGAGAAAACCGACACTGCGGCAGATGTGAGATCGGGATAATAG AGGATGGAAAGCTTGCTGGTGATTCAGATGCTGGTGAGTTTTGGAACCTCTTTGGAGGTTATGCGCCTATTCCTCGTGATGTACCAGACGCAGCCAATGGGGGACCGATGACTACCTCACCCAAGAAACTTTTTTG GATTAACAAGAGAATCCTTGTTCCCATGGAGGCCCAGTTTTTAGAAAGAGAAATGCTGAAGTCTGACAGAAGTTACATACTGGACTGTGGAGCTGAAATATTCTTGTGGATAGGGATGACAACACTAGTTTCAGAGAAGAAGACATCTGCTACCGCATTAGAG GAGTACGTACACTTACAAGGCAGATCATCAATTGGCCGCACTGTTATAATGACTGAAGGTCATGAAATTGCCGATTTTAAGCTGCATTTTCAGCATTGGCCAAAGAATGTTGTGCAGAAGTTGTATGAGGCAGGGCGGGAGAAAGTGGCAG CAATTTTCAAGCATCAGGGCTACGATGTTGCAGAAATTCCAGATGACAATCCTCGGCCGCTCATCAGTAGTAATGGTTGTCTTAAG GTCTGGCTGGTAGACCGTGGTTGTGTAACCCTCCTTTGCACCGAGGAGCAGGAGCAACTATACAATGGAGACTGCTATATCATACAGTACAGCTACGCTGAAGATGGAAAAGATTATCATCTGTTCCTTGCTTGGTTTGGACAGGATAGTGTACAG GAAGATAGAGTTGCCACAGTTTCATTGATGTCAAGCATGGCTGATTCAGTCAAAGGGCGTGCAGTTGTG GGGCAAGTGCTTGAGGGCAGAGAACCAGAGTTGTTTTTCCTAGTATTCAAGTCATTGATCATATTCAAG GGTGGCAGGAGTACTGCATATAAGAACTCTATTCTGCAGAAAAGCAATAGAACTGAACTGTACCAGAAAGATGGGGCCGCATTATTCCGGGTTCAAGGGCTGAGACCTGATTGCATACGAGCCATTCAGGTTCATCTG GCCGCAAGTTCGCTTAATTCGTCACACTGTTACATTTTGCAAGACGGTGCTTCTTTCTTTACGTGGCTAGGAAGTCTTTCCTCACCCAGTGACCATGTTCTACTTGATAGAATGATGGATAGGTTGTGT CCACTGAAGCAATCATCGCTAGTAAGAGAAGGTTCTGAAACTGACCGTTTCTGGACAACATTAGGAGGAAGATCAGAATACTCCAAAGAAAAGCGTATCAAGGGTTGGCCAACAGATCCACATCTGTATACGTGTACTTTTCAACAAT GTCTGTTCAAG GCAAAGGAGGTATTCAGCTTCTCGCAGGATGATCTGGCAACGGAGGAGACCTTGATACTGGACTGCGGCGAAGAAATCTACGTCTGGGTTGGACTTCACTCAGGTGTCACGTCCAAGGAGCACGCCCTCGACTTCGGCAAG ATGTTCCTTCAGGCAGGCATTGCTCGGGATGGACCACGGTCGGTCACTGAGACAACCGTGTATGCTGTCGCGGAAGGGGATGAACCTGCATTTTTCACCAGCTTCTTCAATTGGGATAGCTCAAAACAAGCTGCAGCT ATGCTGGGCAACTCATTTGAGAGGAAGCTGGCAATGCTGAAAGGGCTTTCACCAAAATTGGAG TCACCGGACAGGAGCTTGCGCAAGTCTTCGTCGCGAAGACAGGGGATGTCGTCAGAGCCGACgacgccggagcagcagcagcagcagcagccggcgGCGAGGAGGACGTTCGGTTCTGCCTCTGCCGGGAGGACCGCTAGGGAGAGACTGCCACCATCTTCATCCGCAGCGTCGCCGTCGCCGGCAACACCTTCCTGGTCTCTCAAGAGCCGAGGGTCGTCGTCGCCGTCGACGCCAGCCACGGCACGGCGGCTTTTCCCTTCCTCGCTGCACGCACCGGGGACAGCGGCCGCACATCTCCCATCCCCTACGGCCATAGGGAGTCCTGGTCGACGACGGTGA